The DNA segment AAACGGCAAACGAGTCGGTTTTCGAGTCAGCGGAATCCCGACCGTTGACGGCCAAAAGCTCGTCCTCCGGTTGCTCGACGAAGGTGGCAAAACCTTCCAATTGGACAACATTGGGATGATGCGCCGCGACTATGAAATGTTGCGAGAAATGATCGACAAACCACACGGCATGTTCGTGGTGACCGGGCCAACAGGCAGTGGCAAAAGCACTACGTTGTATGCTGCGCTTCAGTACCTAAACCGAGTCGATCGCAATATCGTCACGGTCGAGGACCCAGTGGAGTTTCGATTGCCGGGCATCAACCAAGTGCAAAGCGACAACGAGTTCGGCATGGGCTTTGCAAACGCTCTTAAGTTCATCATGCGACAAGACCCCGACGTGATCATGTTGGGTGAAATCCGCGACTCGGAAACGGCAACAACTGCGATCCAAGCGGCCCTAACCGGTCACCTACTGATCAGCACGCTGCACACCAATGACGCCGTCGGTGCCGTCCAGCGACTAAGTGATTTGGGCGTCGACAATTTCAAGATCGCCGGATCGCTACTTGGCAGTGTCGCGCAGCGGTTGCTCCGATGCGTTTGCGACAATTGCAAAGTCGCCGTGCCGGCAAACTCAAAATTACTAGATGCGATCGACCCTGATCGCGAGGTCCCGCGTGACGCCAAGTTTTATCGCGGTGAAGGTTGCAAAAAGTGTCTTGGAAGTGGTTTTTCGGGTCGAATTCCGATCTTTGAAATCATGCCCATTACACCGGAAATCACGATGGCGATCGAGGCCGGCGTGCCTCACTCGAAACTGCATCAATTGGCGATCGAAGCGGGAATGGTAGAGCTATCTCGCGCAGGGCTGGAACAAGCACTCGCCGGTCGCACGTCGATCGAAGAGGTTTACTTCAAGACAAGCGGCGATCGCCGCACGACGGACTCGACAAGTGTTGCCAATGGACGGCGTGACAACGATATGACTGCTGGTTAATCAGCCCGTCGCCTCAAACGATCCACCGCAAGACGAAAACGATGTACGCCAAGTCCACTTCTTATGCATCCCAAAATACCGCCCAGTCCGCTGGCGGCATCTTTGGATTTTTGCGCAAGCTGAATTCGATTCAGGTCGGTCCAAAAACGACAGGTGATGCGACGCGGGTTCCACCCGCGGCGCTTGCGGATTTATTGCGGATGATCCTGATGTTGCTCGAAAATGGGCTATCGCTACCAAAGGCACTTTCGTCGTTGGCAGCCGACCGATCGACTCGCAAATATCGTCATGTGCTAACCAAACTGCGTATGACGATTGAAGCTGGCGATTTGCTAAGCACCGGCATGGAACGCTATCCACGAACATTCAACAAAATGCAGATTCAACAGATTCGCATCGGCGAACGAAGTGGCTCGCTCGAAAAAGCACTTGCACGAGTTTGCGAACAGATGGAGCGGAAGGTTGCTT comes from the Rubripirellula reticaptiva genome and includes:
- a CDS encoding GspE/PulE family protein gives rise to the protein MKRLGDVLIEQGTLTAEQMEAAFTSKPRGAMIGDWLVHERLLSTAELGHALAEQFEVPYIDIDPSNVNPQIARLIPEDFARTQQAGAIDIKGKTMTLAMVAPDDIETIAEVELMTGYQIHPIVAMADDIVALISRVYDDRSVARQTIVDLKLTELQETVSDASDGGTSIMLAEQEDAPVVRLVQAILSGAVTAGASDVHLEPYKPEMRVRYRVDGELQQVMTIPNHIEDSVISRIKVMADMDTTENRRPQDGHLNVFENGKRVGFRVSGIPTVDGQKLVLRLLDEGGKTFQLDNIGMMRRDYEMLREMIDKPHGMFVVTGPTGSGKSTTLYAALQYLNRVDRNIVTVEDPVEFRLPGINQVQSDNEFGMGFANALKFIMRQDPDVIMLGEIRDSETATTAIQAALTGHLLISTLHTNDAVGAVQRLSDLGVDNFKIAGSLLGSVAQRLLRCVCDNCKVAVPANSKLLDAIDPDREVPRDAKFYRGEGCKKCLGSGFSGRIPIFEIMPITPEITMAIEAGVPHSKLHQLAIEAGMVELSRAGLEQALAGRTSIEEVYFKTSGDRRTTDSTSVANGRRDNDMTAG